A window of the bacterium genome harbors these coding sequences:
- a CDS encoding cytochrome c oxidase subunit 3, with translation MPTELIEKLKPVVGGPGRPGGGGRSDDNGARSGGGPTPASMATMGMAFALAAIAMLFVAFTTTYLGHHQDETWATLPLPGVLWVDTAVLLASSAALEWGRRQARRGHAVAFRRGITAAWGLGLVFLAGQLVAWRQFVHLGIYLSSNPHSSFFYLLTGAHGVHLLVGLVALGMILPRAWATFPPFRSTAVEVTTLYWHFLTGLWLYLFVMLFWL, from the coding sequence ATGCCCACCGAGCTGATCGAAAAGCTCAAACCGGTCGTCGGGGGCCCGGGCCGGCCTGGCGGCGGTGGCCGGTCCGACGACAACGGCGCCAGGTCAGGTGGGGGCCCGACGCCGGCAAGCATGGCGACGATGGGCATGGCGTTCGCCTTGGCGGCGATCGCCATGCTGTTCGTGGCGTTCACCACTACCTACCTGGGGCATCACCAGGACGAAACCTGGGCCACCCTCCCCCTCCCCGGCGTCCTCTGGGTGGATACCGCGGTGCTGCTCGCGAGCAGCGCCGCCCTGGAATGGGGGCGGCGGCAGGCGAGGCGGGGGCACGCGGTGGCCTTTCGGCGGGGGATCACGGCGGCCTGGGGGCTGGGCCTCGTGTTTCTCGCCGGGCAGCTCGTGGCGTGGCGCCAGTTCGTGCACCTGGGAATCTACCTGTCCAGCAATCCGCACAGCTCATTCTTCTACCTGCTCACGGGGGCGCACGGGGTGCACCTGCTGGTGGGCCTGGTGGCGCTTGGAATGATCCTGCCCCGGGCGTGGGCGACCTTCCCCCCTTTCCGGTCAACCGCGGTCGAGGTCACCACCCTCTACTGGCACTTCTTGACCGGGTTGTGGCTCTATCTTTTTGTCATGCTGTTCTGGTTGTAA
- a CDS encoding cbb3-type cytochrome c oxidase subunit I, producing METALAHDAHVTHHREGFIRHYVFSLDHKMIGKQYYFVTLFMAMVGGALAMLMRAHLGWPDRGILDPETYLQAATMHGTVMIFFFLTSILTGAFGNFLIPLMIGAPDMAFPVLNMMSFWTFVPSVLVLLASFFVPGGPAGNGWTSYAPLSAVPQASPASGLGQTLWLVAILILMISALFGSLNFLTTIINMRARGLSMGRLPLTIWGIFITAILALLSFPVLMAALTMLLMDRVAGTSFFVPANLLIGGTLVHHSGGEPLLWQHLFWFFGHPEVYILILTPMGIVSDVISTFSRKPIFGYKAMILSLAAIGFLSFLVWGHHMFVSGMNPILGATFTISTMIIAIPSAIKTFNWLTTLWQGRTRFTTALLFAVAFVSLFVTGGLSGIFLAASPVDLYFHDTYFVVAHFHFVMAAAALFAIFAGTYYWFPKMFGRMMNERLGKIHFVLTFLGIYGTFFPMHFLGTNGMSRRLYTPNFYPFLSQVQPLDVFISICAFGLGAAQLIFIYNFFATILRGPKAERNPWEANTLEWTADSPPPHGNWPEPPVVHRWPYDYSVPGAAEDYIPQTVPASPAYAGGHGGGGGES from the coding sequence GTGGAGACCGCACTCGCACACGACGCGCACGTCACCCATCACCGGGAAGGCTTCATCCGCCATTATGTATTCAGTTTGGATCATAAGATGATCGGCAAGCAGTACTATTTCGTCACGCTGTTCATGGCCATGGTTGGCGGGGCGCTCGCGATGCTGATGCGGGCGCACCTCGGGTGGCCGGACCGGGGGATCCTGGATCCGGAGACCTACCTTCAGGCGGCGACGATGCACGGCACGGTGATGATCTTCTTCTTTCTGACGTCGATCCTCACCGGGGCCTTCGGCAACTTCCTCATCCCCCTGATGATCGGGGCCCCCGACATGGCGTTCCCGGTCCTCAACATGATGTCGTTCTGGACCTTTGTGCCCTCGGTGCTCGTCCTGCTCGCCTCCTTCTTCGTCCCCGGGGGACCCGCCGGCAACGGGTGGACCTCGTACGCGCCGCTCTCGGCGGTTCCGCAGGCGTCGCCGGCCTCCGGGCTCGGCCAGACGCTGTGGCTGGTGGCCATCCTCATCCTGATGATCTCGGCCCTGTTCGGATCCCTCAATTTCCTGACCACCATCATCAACATGCGCGCGCGCGGCCTGTCGATGGGCCGGCTGCCGCTGACGATCTGGGGGATCTTCATCACGGCGATCCTCGCGCTTCTCTCCTTCCCCGTCCTCATGGCCGCGCTGACGATGCTCCTGATGGACCGCGTGGCGGGGACGAGCTTCTTCGTGCCGGCCAACCTCTTGATCGGCGGCACGCTGGTGCATCACAGCGGCGGCGAACCGCTGCTCTGGCAACACCTCTTTTGGTTCTTCGGGCACCCCGAGGTGTACATCCTGATCCTCACCCCGATGGGGATTGTCTCGGACGTCATCTCGACGTTTTCGCGCAAGCCGATCTTCGGCTACAAAGCGATGATCCTCTCCCTCGCCGCGATCGGGTTCCTCAGTTTCCTCGTCTGGGGACACCATATGTTCGTCAGCGGGATGAACCCGATCCTGGGGGCGACGTTTACGATCTCGACGATGATCATCGCCATCCCCTCCGCGATCAAGACCTTCAACTGGCTGACGACGCTCTGGCAGGGGCGGACCCGGTTCACCACCGCGCTCCTCTTCGCCGTCGCCTTCGTCTCGCTGTTTGTCACGGGTGGGCTGAGCGGGATCTTCCTCGCCGCCTCGCCTGTGGATCTCTACTTCCACGACACGTACTTCGTGGTCGCGCACTTCCACTTCGTCATGGCGGCCGCGGCGCTGTTCGCCATCTTCGCCGGGACCTACTATTGGTTTCCCAAGATGTTCGGGCGGATGATGAACGAGCGGCTGGGAAAGATCCACTTCGTGCTCACCTTCCTCGGCATCTACGGGACCTTTTTCCCGATGCACTTCCTCGGCACCAATGGGATGAGCCGGCGGCTCTACACCCCGAATTTCTATCCGTTCCTGAGTCAGGTGCAGCCGCTCGATGTCTTTATCTCGATCTGCGCGTTCGGGCTGGGGGCGGCGCAGCTGATTTTCATCTACAACTTCTTTGCGACAATCTTGCGGGGCCCGAAGGCCGAACGCAACCCATGGGAGGCGAACACACTGGAATGGACCGCGGACTCCCCACCCCCGCATGGGAACTGGCCTGAGCCGCCGGTGGTGCACCGGTGGCCTTACGACTACAGCGTGCCCGGCGCGGCGGAGGATTACATCCCCCAAACGGTGCCCGCCTCACCGGCCTACGCCGGCGGTCACGGTGGCGGCGGCGGGGAGAGTTAG
- the coxB gene encoding cytochrome c oxidase subunit II produces MQPQSGVRDERRAGFWAGILFLFILVAGVVSFIVARYHWWLQPLASVQGRVIDEYFYAILVATAIGFVAPHIFLAVALMRYTARGKERAAHWHEHLGAELTWTLVPGAAFIFLGILGVFTWSRLYSAPPANAQVVEVTGRQFFWYIRYPGPDGKLARTDPTLVSQSNPLGLDPNDPATKTNLVVTNELHLVVDRPVEVRIRSIDVIHSFFLPNFRVKQDAVPGRTVDIWFTPDKPGSYQIACAQLCGVGHYTMRGNVTVQSQDAFDQWLQQQAAH; encoded by the coding sequence ATGCAGCCGCAGAGCGGTGTCCGCGACGAACGACGCGCGGGGTTTTGGGCCGGGATCCTTTTCCTGTTCATCCTGGTCGCCGGCGTCGTCTCCTTCATCGTGGCCAGGTATCACTGGTGGCTCCAGCCTCTCGCGTCGGTCCAGGGACGGGTGATCGACGAGTACTTCTACGCCATTCTCGTGGCGACGGCCATCGGGTTCGTGGCGCCCCACATCTTTCTCGCGGTCGCCCTAATGCGCTACACGGCCCGCGGCAAGGAGCGTGCCGCGCACTGGCACGAGCACCTGGGCGCCGAGCTGACCTGGACGCTGGTCCCCGGCGCCGCTTTCATTTTCCTGGGGATCCTGGGGGTGTTCACCTGGTCGCGGCTTTACAGCGCGCCCCCGGCGAACGCCCAAGTCGTGGAGGTGACGGGCCGGCAGTTCTTCTGGTACATCCGTTACCCCGGGCCGGATGGGAAGCTCGCGCGCACCGATCCCACCCTCGTCTCGCAGAGCAACCCGCTGGGGCTGGATCCCAACGACCCGGCCACCAAGACCAACCTGGTCGTCACCAACGAACTGCACCTGGTGGTCGATCGCCCGGTCGAGGTCCGCATCCGATCGATCGATGTGATCCACAGCTTCTTCCTCCCGAACTTCCGGGTAAAACAGGACGCTGTGCCGGGCCGGACGGTCGACATCTGGTTCACGCCCGACAAGCCGGGGAGCTACCAGATCGCGTGCGCCCAGCTGTGCGGGGTCGGCCACTACACGATGCGGGGAAACGTCACCGTCCAGTCCCAGGACGCCTTCGACCAATGGCTCCAGCAGCAGGCAGCGCATTGA
- a CDS encoding sulfocyanin-like copper-binding protein: MKRIYQFAAVWGGIGALVLLGLPQTGGEAAGSGPAEFSIVAAQTAANGELNFNGTDKGHLVITVPLGATVKLTLSNKGSLPHSLEVIRYSDTLPAQALPTPEFPGAVTSNPQVGITKGQTATLQFTASKAGKYQFICGFPGHALLGMWGIFQVSPSATAKPSMTVNK; encoded by the coding sequence ATGAAACGGATCTACCAATTTGCCGCTGTCTGGGGGGGGATCGGGGCCCTGGTTCTTCTGGGCCTGCCTCAAACCGGCGGAGAAGCCGCCGGCAGCGGCCCCGCGGAGTTCTCCATCGTCGCCGCGCAAACCGCTGCGAACGGTGAGTTGAACTTCAACGGAACCGACAAAGGGCACCTGGTGATCACGGTGCCTCTGGGGGCGACCGTGAAGCTGACCCTGTCGAACAAGGGCAGCCTGCCGCACAGCCTAGAGGTGATCCGGTACTCGGATACGCTACCGGCGCAGGCCCTGCCGACGCCCGAGTTCCCGGGTGCGGTGACCAGCAACCCGCAGGTGGGGATCACCAAGGGGCAGACCGCCACCCTCCAGTTCACCGCCAGCAAGGCGGGAAAGTACCAGTTCATCTGCGGCTTTCCCGGGCACGCGCTACTCGGCATGTGGGGCATCTTCCAAGTTTCCCCCTCAGCGACGGCCAAGCCGAGCATGACCGTCAACAAATAG
- a CDS encoding branched-chain amino acid ABC transporter substrate-binding protein yields MRVRKSPQFGRLLGMAVCLGLVVTLVTFGGLPKGLAQSKTVMVGITLPLTGADAEDAELIKDGAMLAIEEANAKGGVGGYKIEAVVLDDGTATAGQYDPAQAATNTKKLLATGGVVANVGPQMSGEGKAMSPILSEGDMATITPSSTNPDITDPKFASQFRPSGKAVYFRTVTTDRYQGPNMANYFAETLHVKTIYVLDDSGAYGVGIANSFQQRAQEKGIKILGRDQLNPKEADYTTILTKIKGLNPDAVYYGGVEQAGSKFAKQAYDVIPKVIKGGGDGVYSANLLSGAGFPASDGWYATIAGPHLTEDPEVQPWVARFAKRWGKNPGDYSITAYDAALVVLDAIGRVAKSGKVPDRHNVRDAIQATSLKTMQGTISFDQNGDIKSRIVSVFQVTHNTKFPDNDILHQYKYIGPAPQN; encoded by the coding sequence ATGAGAGTCCGGAAGTCCCCACAGTTCGGTAGGCTTCTAGGGATGGCGGTGTGCCTCGGCCTTGTCGTGACCCTGGTCACGTTTGGCGGGCTGCCGAAAGGCTTGGCGCAGTCGAAAACCGTTATGGTCGGCATCACCCTGCCGCTGACCGGTGCGGACGCCGAAGACGCCGAGCTGATCAAGGACGGCGCGATGTTGGCGATCGAAGAAGCGAACGCCAAGGGCGGCGTCGGCGGGTACAAGATCGAGGCCGTCGTGCTCGACGACGGCACGGCGACCGCCGGACAGTACGATCCGGCGCAGGCCGCCACCAACACCAAGAAGCTGCTGGCCACCGGGGGCGTCGTGGCCAACGTCGGGCCGCAGATGAGCGGTGAGGGGAAGGCGATGTCGCCGATCCTGAGCGAAGGCGACATGGCGACGATTACTCCCAGCTCGACGAACCCCGATATCACGGATCCGAAGTTCGCCTCCCAGTTCCGCCCCAGCGGGAAGGCGGTGTACTTCCGCACCGTGACCACCGATCGGTATCAGGGTCCGAACATGGCGAACTACTTTGCCGAGACCCTGCACGTGAAGACGATTTACGTGCTTGATGATTCCGGCGCTTACGGCGTCGGCATCGCCAACTCGTTCCAGCAGCGGGCCCAAGAGAAGGGCATCAAGATCCTGGGGCGGGACCAGCTGAACCCCAAGGAAGCCGACTACACGACGATCCTGACGAAGATCAAGGGGCTCAACCCCGACGCGGTCTACTACGGCGGCGTCGAGCAGGCCGGGTCGAAGTTCGCCAAGCAGGCCTACGATGTGATCCCCAAGGTGATCAAGGGCGGCGGCGACGGGGTGTACAGCGCGAACCTGCTCTCCGGCGCGGGGTTCCCCGCGTCCGATGGATGGTACGCGACGATCGCGGGACCGCACCTCACAGAAGACCCTGAGGTCCAGCCGTGGGTGGCCCGGTTTGCGAAGCGCTGGGGGAAGAACCCCGGCGATTACTCGATCACGGCCTATGATGCGGCGCTCGTGGTCCTGGACGCGATCGGGCGGGTGGCGAAGAGCGGGAAGGTTCCCGATCGGCACAACGTGCGCGACGCCATCCAGGCGACGAGTCTCAAGACCATGCAAGGGACGATCTCGTTCGACCAGAACGGGGATATCAAGAGCAGGATCGTCAGCGTCTTCCAGGTCACGCACAACACCAAATTCCCGGACAACGACATCCTGCACCAGTACAAGTATATCGGTCCGGCACCGCAGAACTAG
- a CDS encoding branched-chain amino acid ABC transporter permease: MTFRDILLQQVINGLSLGAMYSLLALGFTMVYGIIELINFAHFNIFMLGSFIALFVLQFIGLSGQTRALSGIPLVAALSLAFGSAMLVSGLVGVLVERTALRPMRNVPGTAAMITTIGVSYIIYNVVLLTVGAQTMNYPNPLPAVSWHIGQATLRLREVLLWVVSLVLMGALHLFVKRTKMGKAMRATAQDQEAARMMGVEVDRIVMLTFFIGSALAGAAGLIFGLYYNFTSFLIGYSAGLRAFTAAVLGGIGNIVGAMIGGLIIGLIESVGGQLLQVRWTDVIIFSILIIVLVLRPTGLLGLSTPQKS; this comes from the coding sequence ATGACCTTCCGGGACATTTTGTTGCAGCAGGTCATCAACGGCCTGAGCCTGGGGGCGATGTACTCGCTCCTCGCGCTCGGGTTCACGATGGTCTACGGCATCATCGAGTTGATCAACTTCGCCCACTTCAATATCTTCATGCTGGGTTCGTTCATTGCGTTGTTTGTTCTGCAATTCATCGGCCTTTCCGGTCAGACGCGCGCCCTCAGCGGCATCCCGCTCGTCGCCGCGCTCTCGCTGGCGTTTGGGAGCGCGATGCTCGTGTCGGGGCTGGTCGGTGTCCTCGTCGAGCGCACGGCGCTGCGCCCGATGCGGAACGTTCCCGGGACGGCGGCGATGATCACCACGATCGGCGTCTCCTACATCATCTACAACGTCGTGTTGCTGACGGTGGGGGCGCAGACCATGAACTATCCCAATCCGCTGCCGGCGGTGAGCTGGCACATCGGGCAGGCCACCCTGCGGCTGCGGGAGGTCCTGCTCTGGGTGGTGTCGCTCGTCCTGATGGGCGCGTTGCACCTCTTTGTCAAGCGGACGAAGATGGGCAAGGCGATGCGGGCGACGGCGCAAGATCAGGAAGCCGCCCGGATGATGGGGGTCGAGGTCGACCGGATCGTGATGTTGACCTTCTTCATCGGGTCGGCCTTGGCCGGTGCGGCGGGGTTGATCTTCGGCCTCTACTACAATTTTACGAGCTTCCTGATCGGGTACTCGGCAGGCCTCCGGGCGTTTACGGCGGCGGTGCTGGGCGGGATCGGAAACATCGTGGGGGCGATGATCGGCGGGCTGATCATCGGGCTGATCGAGTCGGTGGGGGGGCAGCTGCTTCAGGTGCGATGGACGGACGTGATCATCTTCTCCATCCTGATCATCGTGCTCGTCCTTCGTCCGACGGGGCTGCTCGGGCTTTCCACTCCTCAGAAATCGTGA
- a CDS encoding branched-chain amino acid ABC transporter ATP-binding protein/permease — protein sequence MADVSPAPAAEPEALTSPRGRSIGDVFGASTRWIPAPLKRRLGMGVLLAGALLFPVIVRNGGDIDAAANATAFAILALGLNIVVGFAGLLDLGYAAFFAIGAYIYGIVASGQVSPHWAAFWEPLQWLGLVSRFHIEGVPDVVQLHFSFWLMLPGAALVAAFFGVLFGAPTLRLKGDYLAIVTLGFGEIVPIVVRNTPVLTNGAAGLNGVIPPRILGFKFGVDSLPYYYLGVIVIALLIFISYRLKDSRIGRAWMAIREDEIAAGAMGVNRTRLKLLAFAIGASFAGATGTMYVAKLQTATPDMFMFPVSVMVLVMIVLGGMGSVAGVVVGALLLQLLQSWFLQDLTQGVHALGRFVQSPWLQTLDLVQSIELIFGIILVFMMLYRRQGLIPASRPAAALSLTEQAAMPSRGGTVTLSRIERVELPAGTPMLETQGLTKRFGGITAVKGVDLKIQPHTVVGLIGPNGSGKTTFFNLITGLDTPDSGRVLFMGREITGFPPHAIVERGIARTFQTLRLFANMTVLDNVLVGMHVRTRATALGAVVRPPSVRAEEVASRAWAMEVLGIFGNRLIPRVNHTAGSLSYANRRRLEIARAVATRPKLLLLDEPTAGMNPAETLELADQIRSLRDLGITVLLIEHKLNVVNTIADSVTVLDYGEKIAEGRAEEVQRNDDVIRAYLGRTAAARV from the coding sequence GTGGCTGACGTTTCCCCTGCACCGGCCGCCGAGCCCGAGGCCCTTACCTCCCCGCGGGGCCGGAGCATCGGCGACGTGTTCGGTGCATCCACCCGCTGGATTCCCGCGCCGCTGAAACGGCGCCTCGGCATGGGCGTCCTGCTTGCCGGGGCCCTGCTCTTCCCGGTGATCGTCCGGAACGGCGGCGACATCGATGCGGCGGCCAACGCGACCGCCTTTGCCATCCTGGCGCTCGGCCTCAATATCGTGGTGGGGTTCGCCGGCCTGCTCGACCTCGGCTACGCCGCCTTCTTCGCCATCGGCGCGTACATCTACGGGATCGTCGCCTCCGGTCAGGTGTCGCCGCACTGGGCTGCCTTCTGGGAGCCGCTGCAGTGGCTGGGTCTCGTCAGCCGGTTCCACATCGAAGGCGTGCCGGACGTCGTGCAGCTCCATTTTTCGTTCTGGCTGATGCTCCCCGGCGCGGCGCTGGTGGCGGCGTTTTTCGGCGTGCTGTTCGGCGCCCCGACGCTGAGGTTGAAGGGCGACTATCTGGCGATCGTCACGCTGGGGTTTGGGGAGATCGTCCCCATCGTGGTGCGCAACACCCCCGTCCTCACCAACGGGGCCGCGGGCCTGAATGGGGTCATCCCGCCGAGGATCCTCGGTTTCAAGTTTGGGGTGGACTCGCTCCCGTACTACTATCTCGGGGTCATCGTGATCGCCCTGCTCATCTTCATCAGCTACCGGCTGAAGGATTCCCGCATCGGCCGGGCCTGGATGGCGATCCGGGAGGACGAGATCGCCGCCGGGGCGATGGGGGTCAACCGCACCCGGCTGAAGCTCCTGGCGTTTGCCATCGGGGCCTCGTTCGCCGGGGCGACCGGGACGATGTACGTGGCCAAGCTGCAGACCGCGACCCCCGACATGTTCATGTTCCCCGTCTCGGTGATGGTGCTGGTGATGATCGTGCTCGGCGGGATGGGCAGCGTGGCGGGGGTCGTGGTGGGAGCCCTGCTGTTGCAGCTCCTCCAGTCCTGGTTCCTGCAGGATCTCACCCAGGGGGTGCACGCGCTGGGCCGCTTCGTCCAGAGCCCCTGGTTGCAGACCCTCGATCTGGTCCAGTCGATCGAGCTCATCTTCGGCATCATCCTCGTGTTCATGATGCTGTACCGCCGCCAGGGGTTGATCCCAGCCTCTCGGCCGGCCGCGGCCCTGTCCCTCACCGAGCAGGCGGCGATGCCGTCGCGCGGCGGGACGGTGACCCTCAGCCGGATCGAGAGAGTGGAATTGCCGGCCGGAACCCCGATGCTCGAGACCCAAGGGCTGACGAAGCGGTTCGGGGGGATTACCGCGGTGAAGGGGGTCGACTTGAAGATCCAGCCCCATACCGTGGTCGGCCTGATCGGCCCCAACGGTTCCGGGAAGACCACCTTTTTCAATCTGATCACCGGCTTGGACACCCCCGACAGTGGGCGGGTGCTCTTCATGGGGCGGGAGATCACGGGCTTCCCCCCGCACGCCATCGTGGAGCGGGGCATCGCCCGAACGTTCCAGACGCTCCGTCTGTTCGCCAACATGACCGTGCTGGACAACGTGCTCGTGGGGATGCACGTCCGGACGCGCGCCACCGCCCTGGGCGCGGTGGTGCGCCCGCCGTCGGTACGGGCCGAAGAAGTCGCCTCGCGGGCGTGGGCGATGGAGGTCCTGGGCATTTTCGGCAACCGCTTGATCCCACGGGTGAATCACACGGCGGGCAGCCTCTCGTACGCGAACCGGCGCCGCCTGGAGATCGCCCGGGCGGTTGCCACCCGGCCCAAACTCCTCCTGCTCGACGAGCCGACCGCCGGCATGAACCCCGCGGAGACCCTCGAGCTCGCCGATCAGATCCGAAGCCTGCGGGATCTGGGGATCACGGTGCTCCTGATCGAGCACAAGCTCAACGTGGTCAACACCATCGCCGACAGCGTGACCGTGCTGGACTACGGCGAAAAGATCGCGGAAGGTCGGGCGGAGGAGGTTCAGCGCAACGACGATGTCATCCGGGCCTACCTCGGACGGACGGCCGCTGCTCGAGTTTAA
- a CDS encoding ABC transporter ATP-binding protein — protein sequence MSSGPTSDGRPLLEFKDVDTYYGQLHALKAVNYEIRAGEIVCLLGGNASGKSTTMKTVLGIVKPARGTVTYRGESINTLSTSERVRRGIAPVPEARRLFPKMTVYENLEMGAFTREDPAGIQEDLERVYSLFPRVKERRTQLAGTLSGGEQQMVAIGRALMARPTLVCMDEPSMGLSPAFVEQVFDIIQTINRQGTTIFVVEQNANMALSIANRGYVLQTGQVVLSGTAKSLRENEMIRSAYLGEMKIA from the coding sequence ATGTCATCCGGGCCTACCTCGGACGGACGGCCGCTGCTCGAGTTTAAGGACGTCGACACCTACTACGGGCAGCTGCACGCCCTCAAGGCGGTGAACTACGAGATCCGCGCGGGGGAGATCGTCTGCCTGCTCGGGGGGAACGCCTCCGGCAAGTCCACGACGATGAAGACGGTCCTGGGGATCGTCAAGCCGGCCCGTGGCACGGTGACCTACCGCGGTGAGTCGATCAACACCCTGTCCACGTCGGAGCGGGTGCGCCGGGGGATCGCGCCCGTCCCGGAGGCCCGCCGGCTGTTTCCGAAAATGACGGTCTACGAGAACCTGGAGATGGGGGCGTTCACGCGCGAGGACCCCGCCGGGATCCAGGAGGACCTCGAGCGCGTCTACAGCCTGTTCCCGCGGGTGAAGGAGCGGCGCACCCAACTGGCGGGGACCCTGTCCGGCGGCGAGCAGCAGATGGTGGCGATCGGGCGGGCGCTGATGGCACGGCCCACGCTGGTGTGCATGGACGAGCCCTCGATGGGGCTCTCGCCCGCGTTCGTGGAGCAGGTCTTCGACATCATCCAGACGATCAACCGGCAGGGGACGACGATCTTCGTCGTCGAGCAGAACGCCAACATGGCGCTCTCCATCGCCAACCGCGGCTACGTGCTGCAGACCGGTCAGGTGGTTCTCTCCGGGACGGCGAAGAGCCTGCGCGAGAACGAGATGATCCGCAGCGCGTACCTCGGAGAGATGAAGATCGCCTAG